The genomic stretch ATTTCCGCTTTGGAAGGAACAACTTCCCAATACAGGATTACAGCATTTATCAGGTCATCAAGGACAACTCAGGCAAGCCTGATTTCAGGCTGCTACAGGCGAACGTCCTGAAAGATCAATCTGATGCCTACGTGCAGCAGTGCACCCTGAAATAGATTTCGAATGTTGCGGATGCTGCGGCGGACAACGACAACCGCGTTGAGGTCGCCACATACCGGGCATTCGCGTATCCCCGCGCCGAATACCATATCGGATCCTTGTTGTTGCGCGCAGGAAGAAAAGGGCATGCAATGAAATTCATGAAGCAGCTTGTATGGGCAATTGTATTTGGGGTCGTTGGCAGCGTGAATGGCTACGCAGCGGAAAAGCCTCTCGAAGTTATTGTCTTTCCGGGTGGATCTGACTGGCCACTCTGGGTAGCTCTGGAGAAAGGCTTCTATGCCGCGGATGGTGTCACAGTCAATGTGACTCCGACGCCAAGTTCCGTGTTTCAAATGACAGGCCTGATTGATGGCAAATTCGATATTGCATTGACTGCCATGGACAACCTGGTCGCATACCGCGAAGGTCAGGGCGAAGTGCCGAAAGTCGGAGAAGACCTGATCGCGGTCATGGGCGGAGACCGTGGCTTTCTCAAGCTGGTTTCAACACCACAGGTGAAATCCGTTGCCGCGCTGCGCGGGAAAACTGTTTCGGTCGATGCGCGAGGCACGGGATACGCATTTGTGCTGTACGAGATGCTCGACCGTGCTGGCTTGCACGAGCCGGATTTTCAGATCGAACGGGTGGGCGGAGTCAAGCAGCGTTTTGACGCACTGCTGGAAGGCAAGCAGCAAGCGACCCTGCTTGTTTCGCCATTCGAACTTAGAGCGCACGCCGATGGCTTCAACATACTGGCATCCGGTCTGGACACCGTAGGGGCGTATCAGGGGATGGTTGCAGGCGTTCGTGCGGCGTGGGCCCAAAGCAATCGCGCACGGCTGGAGGCATTTATCAACGCCTATGCAAAGGGCGTCGAATGGCTCTACGACCCGGCGAACAGGCATGACGCAATGCGGATATACATGAAATATGCGCCGAACAGCAACCTCACCGAAGCCGAGGCGGCGTATCCCGTTCTGGTGAATGAGGAGACCGGATTTCAGCGGCGTGCGGCGATCGAACCGGCGGGAATCGAGGAAGTGTTGAAGCTGCGGGATAAGTGGGCTAATCCAGAAAAACGGATGCACGATCCATCGAATTACTACGATCCGAGCTTTTACGACGATGCGCTCAAGCGCTAGACACTCCGATAGAGATTGCCATGAATTTCGCTGTAGTTATTTCACAGTTGCTGAACGGTTTGCAGTTCGGGGCGTTGCTCTTCCTGCTG from Paraburkholderia hospita encodes the following:
- a CDS encoding ABC transporter substrate-binding protein, whose amino-acid sequence is MKFMKQLVWAIVFGVVGSVNGYAAEKPLEVIVFPGGSDWPLWVALEKGFYAADGVTVNVTPTPSSVFQMTGLIDGKFDIALTAMDNLVAYREGQGEVPKVGEDLIAVMGGDRGFLKLVSTPQVKSVAALRGKTVSVDARGTGYAFVLYEMLDRAGLHEPDFQIERVGGVKQRFDALLEGKQQATLLVSPFELRAHADGFNILASGLDTVGAYQGMVAGVRAAWAQSNRARLEAFINAYAKGVEWLYDPANRHDAMRIYMKYAPNSNLTEAEAAYPVLVNEETGFQRRAAIEPAGIEEVLKLRDKWANPEKRMHDPSNYYDPSFYDDALKR